The window GAAAAAAGAGCGTTTGAAAACACTTATTGATGACTTGCAGCTTGCACTAGAAAAGCTTGGCACTACTCTCGAGGAGCGTTGCAGCCTAATTATTGGCGCGCTGAATTCCTCTACAGAGCATGAATTTAATATTTTATCGGCAACCGGGTACAAGTCGTTGTTTTCAACGCTAAGCCAGCACCTTCCGCAATTGCCGAAAATGGCAAAGGACGAGTTTGAGCTTGAGCCTAATCAGGACATAGACGTTGAAAAGCTTCGCGCGCTTGCGATAACCCCATACGATATCCTGTTTATGCTGTCGAACGAGCAGGTAAAGAGCCTGAAGTCTGATATGGGTATAACGCGCAGAGGCGACCCAAGACAGGTGATTCTTGAAAGCTTTGCGGATGCGACAGACAAGCTGGTAGAGAATTACGAAGCCCTAGCAAGGCGCGATTTAGCAGCACTGAAGCAGAAGAATATTGAGATAGCCGAAGCCGACATCGGCATTAAGTTTGAAGAAGTCACCAAGGCCATATTTGAAGAGCTTGGCTTAACGGTTGACGAAGATTTGCGCCGCGACATTAATACCGCCAAAGACAAAGCTGACATCCTGCTGTCATTGAGTGAAGACGATATTATTATCGGCGAAGCGAAAACCTCGAAGAAAGGGGACTTTGCTAAGTACTCAACGACCTCTCGACAAGTGAAAGCCTACGTCACCCGCTGCGAAGGTGCTGGTAAGCGAGTTGCACAAGTGCTCATTGTTGCCCCTAGCTTTTCTAATGACTTTGTTGAGTCCGCTGAAATGGATACAGAAGTGAATATTTCACTATTAGAAGCGGCTGGCCTGAAGAAAATACTGGAAGCTTATAAGTCGCGCAGAAACCCTAAATTCTCAGCCAAGCTGTTTACTAAAGGTGGGCTTTTGAAAGCGGATTTGATTGCGAAGAATATTTAGGGGGCGTAACTTTTGGTGGTTACGCGCTTGCGAAAAGCGATTACTCCCGCATTAGAAAGGTCTCGGGGGAAATCGCTGGCAACAAGTAATAAGTCAATCAAGTTCGTTCCGGCCTGTGGCCGTCCACCGGACGTCTAGTCGGGCGCCGCTTATCATTGGCGATATATATATACAAGGAGTATCAAGTATGTTTAGTAAATTAATTCCAGTAACTCTGATAGTTTTGCTATCGGCTTGCGGGGCAACTCAAGCACCACCGTATCAAAAAGATAGATCGCCTGAGGCGAGAGACCAATACTCTGGTGTGGAAGGTATGATGCAATATCAAAAAGATCAAAGTTACCTCGCGCGTCAAGAGCTGGCTGATAAGTGTGCTCAGGCTAAAGTTGACTTAGCCATAGCCGAAGAAGATAAAAACACGAGTGAAATAGAAAAACAAAAAGCAATAATTAGTAATACGTGCCTATAGCGAGCGTATCAACTGGTTAGCAAGCACATAACAAGCTGCTAGGGGAAAACCTACGGTTCTTCGTTGAAGGTTCGCCTCCGTTATAAAGCCGTGGGTGTAAAAAGTTTGTCCTATGAAACACCCAAATAGTAATCGGTTTTTACCAAAACGCTAACTCAAGTAGTCGTTTAAAAGCTTTAATGTAGCTGCAACAGAGTTTAGGTCTTCTTCTTTTATTTCCTGGGCCATGGCGTTGACCCACGGTATTTGTTTTTCCATCACTTTTCTAAACGTCTCTTGTCCCTTGTGGGTGAGCCTTATCAGTTTTGCTCGCCGATGCTTTGGGTTATCGAGTGTTTCAAGCAACTCGTCGTCCATCATCTCATTAACGAGTCGTTGTATCGCTTGTCTTGTCTGTCCCATTGCTCTTGCGATATCTGGCACCGTCATAGTGCTTTCGTTGTAAGAAAGTGCTCCAAGAACTTTCCAACGAGCGCTGGTGACTCCCAGATCTTTAATGAGTTGATCACCAGTCGTCACCAATAGCCCATTCAGTTTAAAAACTTCCAGAAAGACTTCCGTTAGCTTGCTGCCTTTTTGCGTGTGCTGCATTGCTTTACTCCATAATGACAATATGTTGTCATTATGGCTCAAGAAGGTAATTTATGAAACGGAAAATACACTTACTCGCCGCCGTAGTAGCGACGCTCTGCATCGCGGTTTTCTTTATATCAACAATTATTGTTGAGTTGTTTGGTTCGCTCGATATGATCGCGTCAACAAAATCTTTAATCGTAACCCCTGGGTTATTCATTTTAATTCCGGCTATGGTAATCGTCGCTGGTAGCGGTTTTTCTCTTGGAAAAAGCAGAAAAGGGCGACTGGTTAACGTCAAGAAAAAACGGATGCCATTCATTGCGTTAAACGGGCTGTTCATTCTCACGCCATGTGCAATATTTTTAAGTATTTGGGCAACCTCTGGTATCTTTGATACAACGTTTTATATCGTGCAAGGAATTGAATTAGTCGCTGGTGCAGTCAATTTAGTACTGATGGGCCTTAATATGCGTGATGGTCTTAAAATGACAGGATCGGGCTTACCGCGCTTTGCTAAAACTGTGTGACTGCTATAACGTCAGTAAAACAATCGGAGAGCACGGCCTTATGAAAGTACTCTGTGAAACAGAACGATTATCTATAAGGCAGTTTGAGTTACGCGATGCACCTTTTATTACCCGCATACTCAACGATGACTTATTTATCCGGTACATCGGCGATAAAAACGTTCGTACGCACGAAGACGCAATTAACTATCTTAAAGCTGGCCCTATGGCTAGCTATGAGAAACACGGCTTCGGCCTTAACTTGGTGTGCCTAAAAGAACCCCGTACACCAATTGGCATGTGTGGCTTATTGAAGCGAGACGAATTGGAAAATCCGGATTTAGGCTACGCTTTTTTACCAGAATACAGCGGTAAAGGTTATGCGAGAGAGGCTGCGGAAAATACCTTAAAGACCGTTATGAAAACCTGTTCAGTCGACGAAGTTGTTGCTGTCACCCTTCCCGAAAACGTTAGATCAAATAAGCTGCTAGAAATTATTGGTTTCAGATTCAAAGAGACAATAGAATTGTACGGTTCTGAGAATAATTTATACGAATATCTAGGCTGAAAGGCGGCAGCACCCCCAAACTCAGATCATTTGTTTTGCTCCCCCTCTAACTCTGGTTGTACCACCAACTGTTTCAAGTCTACAATGCTGTTAATTATTCGTTGGGAGCGGGCATTATGGACTTTTCCTACAGTGCGAAAACAAAGGACTACTTGGCGCGGCTTGACGCGTTTATGCGTGAGTATATCGAGCCGTATGAAGACCAGTATCAAAAAGAGAATTATCGGCTGAATAGCACGCCGAACTGGCGTGAGTGGCAGGTGCCGCCAAGGGTGGCGGAGCTTAAGCAGTTAGCGAAAGAGCAGGAGCTTTGGAACCTGTTTTTGCCGGACGACGAACTGGGTGCAGGCTTAACAACCTTGGAATACGCGCCGTTAGCCGAGCGTATGGGCCGTAGCCTGTTAGCGCCTGAGGTGTTCAACTGTAACGCGCCCGACACCGGCAATATGGAAGTGCTGTATCATTTTGGTGATGATCCGCAGCAAGAGCAGTGGTTAACACCGCTTTTAAACGCCGACATTTGCTCGGTGTTTTGTATGACAGAGCCTGATGTCGCGTCCTCCGATGCCACCAATATGCAAACCACCATCGTTGCCGATGGCTCCGACTGGGTTATTAACGGCCGTAAGTGGTGGAGTACCGGTTTAGGGCACCCTGAGGCTGAAGTCGCTATTGTGATGGGGCTGACCGACGAAGACGCTGACAAACATCATCGTCATTCTATGGTCTTGGTACCGCTAAACACTCCGGGCGTTAATATAGAGCGCATGCTGCCCGCGTTAGGCGAATACGACGCGCCTTATGGTCATGGTGAGGTGGTGTTCGACAACGTGCGTGTACCCAAAGAGAACATTATAGTCGGTCCCGGGGCGGGCTTTAAAATTGCGCAGGGGCGTTTAGGCCCGGGGCGTATTCACCATTGCATGCGCGCTATTGGCGCGGCAGAGCGGGCGCTGGAGCTATTCATTGAGCGCGGTACGTCACGCATTGCCTTCGGCGAACCGTTATTGAAGCTGGGCGGCAACAGTGAGCGGTTGGCGGATATGCGTGTGGCCATTGATCAGGCGCGTCTATTGACCCTGCACGCCGCCTGGCAAATCGACAATATTGGCGCTATGAAAGCCATTAAGGAAATATCTGCCATTAAGCTGGTGGCGCCTAACGTATTGCAGAAAGTGGTGGATGAAACCATGCAGCTGTTTGGTGGCGCATCTATGTGCCACGACACACCACTACCGGGCTTACTGACGGTGGCTCGTTCACTACGTATTGCCGATGGACCCGATGCGGTTCACCGTGCGACCATTGCAAAAAACGAATTAAAACAGTGGAAAGGGCGTATTAATGACTGACGCGTCAACAATAACGGATCAAGCTAGCGAGGTTCGCGAAGAGGAAGCGTTGCCGGTTGAAGCACTGGACAACTGGCTGGCTGAGAACATAGGAAGTGAGCTACCGGACAACCGAGGTGAACTCAGAATTACGCAGTACACTGGCGGTGTGTCGAACTGGACGTACCGTTTGGACTATGACGGTTTGGCGCTGGTATTGCGTCGCCCGCCGGAGGGCACAAAAGCGAAGTCAGCCCACGACATGGGGCGCGAGTACCGTCTGCAAAAACGTTTGCGTCCGGCGTTTCCTTATG is drawn from Idiomarina piscisalsi and contains these coding sequences:
- a CDS encoding acyl-CoA dehydrogenase family protein, which gives rise to MDFSYSAKTKDYLARLDAFMREYIEPYEDQYQKENYRLNSTPNWREWQVPPRVAELKQLAKEQELWNLFLPDDELGAGLTTLEYAPLAERMGRSLLAPEVFNCNAPDTGNMEVLYHFGDDPQQEQWLTPLLNADICSVFCMTEPDVASSDATNMQTTIVADGSDWVINGRKWWSTGLGHPEAEVAIVMGLTDEDADKHHRHSMVLVPLNTPGVNIERMLPALGEYDAPYGHGEVVFDNVRVPKENIIVGPGAGFKIAQGRLGPGRIHHCMRAIGAAERALELFIERGTSRIAFGEPLLKLGGNSERLADMRVAIDQARLLTLHAAWQIDNIGAMKAIKEISAIKLVAPNVLQKVVDETMQLFGGASMCHDTPLPGLLTVARSLRIADGPDAVHRATIAKNELKQWKGRIND
- a CDS encoding MarR family winged helix-turn-helix transcriptional regulator yields the protein MQHTQKGSKLTEVFLEVFKLNGLLVTTGDQLIKDLGVTSARWKVLGALSYNESTMTVPDIARAMGQTRQAIQRLVNEMMDDELLETLDNPKHRRAKLIRLTHKGQETFRKVMEKQIPWVNAMAQEIKEEDLNSVAATLKLLNDYLS
- a CDS encoding GNAT family N-acetyltransferase gives rise to the protein MKVLCETERLSIRQFELRDAPFITRILNDDLFIRYIGDKNVRTHEDAINYLKAGPMASYEKHGFGLNLVCLKEPRTPIGMCGLLKRDELENPDLGYAFLPEYSGKGYAREAAENTLKTVMKTCSVDEVVAVTLPENVRSNKLLEIIGFRFKETIELYGSENNLYEYLG